A region from the Hydra vulgaris chromosome 10, alternate assembly HydraT2T_AEP genome encodes:
- the LOC136086102 gene encoding ATP-dependent DNA helicase pif1-like — protein sequence MEVDVYNNNKMETIKQKGYWFYAKDVIKNQNIQSSFQIPAAVYLKIGAIVMLVRNIIAEEGLCNGTIGTVILIENNAVWVNMNKKEVKIECVKEEILDCSHAVVGSRFGLPLKLAFPFTVHKAQGSTMNKAVVQFNSKAFNNSLYYVSLSRVCNINDIFIIINNKLDLRKIFRSIIFDSDVLEFYKKYM from the coding sequence ATGGAAGTcgatgtttataataataataaaatggagactataaaacaaaaagggTATTGGTTTTATGctaaagatgttattaaaaatcaaaacatacaAAGTTCGTTTCAGATTCCAGCAGCTGTTTATCTTAAAATAGGTGCTATTGTTATGCTTGTAAGAAATATTATTGCGGAAGAAGGTTTGTGCAATGGTACCATTGGTACAGtcattttaatagaaaataatgcAGTTTGGgttaatatgaataaaaaagaagtcaAAATTGAATGTGTCAAAGAAGAGATTTTAGATTGCTCTCATGCTGTTGTAGGCTCAAGATTTGGTTTACCTTTAAAATTAGCTTTTCCTTTTACTGTTCATAAAGCTCAAGGAAGTACAATGAATAAAGCCGTTGTTCAATTTAATTCAAAGGCTTTTAATAATAGTCTTTATTATGTTTCTTTATCACGAGTTTgtaatattaatgatatttttataattattaataataaattagatttacgaaaaatatttagaagtaTCATTTTTGATTCGGATGTTttggaattttataaaaaatacatgtaa